A stretch of DNA from Halopiger xanaduensis SH-6:
GCTGAGAGTGTGGAGGAAGTGGGCTTTGCGTCGGGAGAGTTTCCGACGAGCTTTCAACGCACGCTTTGACGGTCCGTTCTCGCCTTCGGTCTGGTACTCCTCGCGAGTGAAATAGTGCTTATCCTCTTTCAGCACGTTCCCCGGATACAACTCCGAGGGGCCGTCCTCGTAGTCGATGGCGAGGTAATTGCTGATGCCAAGGTCGATGCCTGCCGTGTTGTCGCCGGGCGCGTCTTCGACAGGAATTTCTTTCTTGCAGACGAGGTGGAGTTCCCATTCGTCTCCGTTCCAGACGGCACGCACCTGCTGGATGTTCTCGACTTCTACGTCTGGTCGGGTTTCGTACTCGGCGAGGATGAAGTCAGACCGTCCCTCTTTCAGATTCCAGCCTTTCGAGAGTCGGAGTTGACCGTGTTTAGCGTCGTGCTTGATGCCTTTCTGTTTCCACGTCACGGTGGAGCGTGGGTGTCGATCGCCACGTTTCCGATAGCCCGGTGGGTTGTTGCCATCGTCGGAGCTGTACCACCCATTGAACGCCTCAGCAAGCTCTTCGAGAACTCGCTGACTTGACTGGGAATGCAGGTCACTGTAGCGTTCGTGGTCTTTCAACTCCGACTTCAGCTCGGCTTCGTCGGGTATCTCACTGTCTTCAGCCCACCGTTGTTGGATGTAGTAGCGGCCGACGTTCCACAGTTTGGACGCGGCGAACCCGCACTGGTCGAGGTCGTCACGAACCTGTGAGTGGTTCGTGATGCGTGCGACATAGGTGCGGGTCGTCTCCAACATCCGTACTGTATTCATAACCAGTTATGAGCAATATACTATTAAAAATTATGACCGGCGTGGAATATCCATCCGAGCGTTCGAGCGTGGTGAGTCTCCCAGTTGTCGGCTTCATCCCACGGCTAAAGCCGTGGGTTTTCGCCTCGAAATCTCTATAAGCCTTCTCTTCGGTGAAACCATAGAAATTGATTAACTGCTCATCGCTCAACCATCATATACCCTATAAATCGACATACTGGCGCTCCCACTCTTGTCGTTCCGCAATCGCTTCTTCACCGTCCGCAGTGATAGCATAGTAGTTCGTTCGGCGATCGAGTTGCCCCTTCTCGACGAGTTCCTTATTAACGAGCGTATCGAGATTCGGATAGAGTCGCCCGTGATTGATCTCGTTACTGTAGTACTGCTCGACTTCCTCCTTTACATCCTGGCCCGATGGCTGATCATCACCCGCGATGACGTACAGCAAGTCGCGTTGGAATCCAGTGAGGTCGTTCATCCTACATGAGTATTCAACAATGCTGTATTTGAGTTCTTTTCCGGATAAGACTAAATGTATATATCGGATGAAAGTCTATTTTTCCATCACGGTGGGCTTCAAATCGAGAGTTATTGCACCCGTACAGCAACAAATCGAATGAGTAACGGTTGGAAGGGAGCAGCTCCACGAATTTGGGATAGAATACGACTGCGAGTCTTATCTTTCCACGCCTTCACAAATACGTAGCTGTCGCTGCCGTCCGAACTCAGACTACCTCGATGCGGCCCGCCTGTGTACATCACGAGCCAACTCGTCCAACTCCAGAACGCGAGATTCTCGGATTCGAATCCGGTCTCGAAGCCTTCAAAGATAGTTCTCGAAAGTTGGTTGAACCAGTAGCCGAACACGAGTCCTACAATCATCTCGCACTCATCTACGATTCTCAGGATGAGCAGTTCGAAACCGTGATTCCGTTCATCACGCACGGACTCGAGTGCGGGGAACAATGCACTACATCGTCGATGAAAACGATCCTGAAGCGGTGCTGACAGCGCTTCGTGAAGCCGGGACGAACGTTGACGAGGCGATCGAGTCGGGAGCGCTCGTGATGGCTACCGCCGAGGACTCGTATATGTGGAACGGGTCGTTCGATCCCGATGAGATGGTTTCGATAGTCTTCGGGATGATCGAGGACGGATCCGAGGAGTACGAGGAGGTGCGGATTACCGGTGAAACGACGTGGGCCTTACATAAGTTCACCGCCATTCCCGGGTATCCATTAGGAAATTGGCATTGTGAACAAACAGTCATCACGCCACTGGGGAAATATTACCACAGTATCACATAAGAGTCTTCGTCCGTGGTGATGGAAAACTCACACGACTTTCCGCGTGGAAGGAGAGGCTTACAGGTCAGCGACCCCAACTATGGGTTCGGCCGAGCAAGTAGGTACTGGCGAGGGGGGTGGGGGACATACTGTCGTTGCCAGCCAATCGTTGGCCCGAAGACAGCCCCTCCTCGTCTAGTAGACCGATATTTTGAGCGGTCGGAGACCGATTGGCGGTTCGAACCAGTCCTGATGGCGTCGCTAGAGAGAGTGCCAATCGGCCGAACTGATACGGGTCTGGATCGATCTCCAGACCCCGCGGTGATGCCAACGAATAGCTGATTCGCTGTTGACGAAGGGACGGGGTGGGCCGACGGAATATCGGGCAGCGACCCGTCCACCTCGCGTTTAACTGTTCGGTCAGTCAGTGTTGTAGATCTGTCGGTCGGCAACTAGATTGCCTGTACCACTCCGCCAAGACGAGCCACTCCAGCCATCAAAGAGACGGACAAACGCATCCGGTAGCTCGACTACTGGTAGTCAGTCACGAGTCGCTGTCGAGGAAAGCTTGAAGAGATGAAGTGTGGTTGTCACCATCTGTCATGGAATTTGCACACGACGAATCGAGACGGCGACTCGAGGAAACGGTTGCGAACGGCGAGCCGATCATCGGCGCGGGTGCCGGGACGGGTATGTCGGCGAAGTTCGCCGAGCGCGGCGGCGTCGACCTGCTGATCATCTACAACTCCGGCCGGTACCGGATGAACGGTCGGGGCTCGCTGGCGGGCTTGCTCCCGTACGGCGACGCCAACGAGATCGTCCTCGACATGGGTCGCCAGGTATTGCCGGTCGTAGAGGACACGCCCGTGCTGGCAGGGGTCAACGGAACCGATCCGTTCCGACAGATGGACGTCTTCATCGAGGATCTCAAGCGGCGCGGATTCTCGGGCGTCCAGAACTTCCCGACCGTCGGACTCATCGACGAGGACAGCCAGTTCCGCCAAAATCTCGAGGAGACGGGAATGGGCTACGACAAGGAAGTCGAGATGATCCGGGAGGCCGCCGAGCAGGACATGCTGACGTGCCCGTACGTCTTCACCGAAGAGCAGGCCCGCGAGATGGCCGAAGCTGGTGCGGACGTCATCGTCTCGCACATGGGACTGACGACGTCGGGCGACATCGGCGCCGAAACGGCGCTCGATCTCGACGCAGCCGCCGAACGGGTACAGGCCCATCACGACGCTGCCACGGACGTCAACAACGACGTGCTCGTCATCTGCCACGGCGGGCCGATCGCCTGGCCGGATGACGCCGAATACGTCCTGAACGAGACGGAGGGCGTCGTCGGCTTCTTCGGGGCCTCCAGCCTCGAGCGGTTGCCGACGGAGGAGGCCATCGAGAACCAGGCTGCCGAATTCAAGTCGATCGAGTTCTGACCATGACCGATACACACTTCGTCGAACCGGACGACGTCGAGAGCCTGGCGTTCGACTGGGGCGTCCTCAAGTGGTTGCACACACCCGACGTCACCGGCGGCGATCGGTTCAGCGCGGGCGTCGTTCGACTCAAGCCGGGGAAGGGCCACGAGCGGCACACCCACCCCGAAAGCGACGAAATCCTCTACGTCCTGCGTGGGGAGGGGAGACAGGAGGTCGGCGACGAGACGCGCGAGATCGCGGCCGGCGAGTTGGTGTTCGTTCCCGAGGGCGTCGAGCACGGGACGGAAAACACCGGCTGGGAGCCGCTGCTCCTGCTGGCCGTCTACGCGCCGCCGGGGCCGGAGGCACAGCTGCGTGAGCAACCGGACTGCGAGGTCGTTCCCGCCGGTGAACTGCCGACCGGGGACGCCGTCGAACCGGGTGATGGCGACCCATGAGCGTCGTCATCATCGGAACGCTGGACACGAAGGCGGAGGAAATCGGCTTCGCCAGGGACGTGCTCGAGTCGCAGGGCGTCGACGTTCGCGTCG
This window harbors:
- a CDS encoding phosphoenolpyruvate hydrolase family protein translates to MEFAHDESRRRLEETVANGEPIIGAGAGTGMSAKFAERGGVDLLIIYNSGRYRMNGRGSLAGLLPYGDANEIVLDMGRQVLPVVEDTPVLAGVNGTDPFRQMDVFIEDLKRRGFSGVQNFPTVGLIDEDSQFRQNLEETGMGYDKEVEMIREAAEQDMLTCPYVFTEEQAREMAEAGADVIVSHMGLTTSGDIGAETALDLDAAAERVQAHHDAATDVNNDVLVICHGGPIAWPDDAEYVLNETEGVVGFFGASSLERLPTEEAIENQAAEFKSIEF
- a CDS encoding RNA-guided endonuclease InsQ/TnpB family protein — its product is MLETTRTYVARITNHSQVRDDLDQCGFAASKLWNVGRYYIQQRWAEDSEIPDEAELKSELKDHERYSDLHSQSSQRVLEELAEAFNGWYSSDDGNNPPGYRKRGDRHPRSTVTWKQKGIKHDAKHGQLRLSKGWNLKEGRSDFILAEYETRPDVEVENIQQVRAVWNGDEWELHLVCKKEIPVEDAPGDNTAGIDLGISNYLAIDYEDGPSELYPGNVLKEDKHYFTREEYQTEGENGPSKRALKARRKLSRRKAHFLHTLSKHIVERCLEEDVAKIAVGDLSDIREDENGDSRNWGQSGNKKLHGWAFDRFTNLLEYKAEEHGILVDRVNEDNTSKTCSCCGQIRDSNRVERGLYVCESCETTMNADVNGAVNIRRKITQSPPTGDMSNGWLAQPGVFLFDRESGWFTPREQGDCKP
- a CDS encoding MEDS domain-containing protein, with amino-acid sequence MHYIVDENDPEAVLTALREAGTNVDEAIESGALVMATAEDSYMWNGSFDPDEMVSIVFGMIEDGSEEYEEVRITGETTWALHKFTAIPGYPLGNWHCEQTVITPLGKYYHSIT
- a CDS encoding PadR family transcriptional regulator, with amino-acid sequence MNDLTGFQRDLLYVIAGDDQPSGQDVKEEVEQYYSNEINHGRLYPNLDTLVNKELVEKGQLDRRTNYYAITADGEEAIAERQEWERQYVDL
- a CDS encoding cupin domain-containing protein, with the translated sequence MTDTHFVEPDDVESLAFDWGVLKWLHTPDVTGGDRFSAGVVRLKPGKGHERHTHPESDEILYVLRGEGRQEVGDETREIAAGELVFVPEGVEHGTENTGWEPLLLLAVYAPPGPEAQLREQPDCEVVPAGELPTGDAVEPGDGDP